The Candidatus Hydrogenedentota bacterium genome contains the following window.
GAAGACGACCAGCGCGGCGAACAGGGGCGCGCCGGCGAAAAACAGACGGATGGAAAGGGACGATGCGCGTTTCATGTGTTTGCCTTCTTCCTACTTCAGTTCGGTGATGAAGACGTTGCGAAAGCGGTGCTGGCCCCCGGTGGGCACTTCGGCCTGGAAGGCGATGAAACCGCTGGCGGGGCCCTCAAGCCCCTTCGCCTTCCAGGCGGGCTTGCCGTTGATTTCCAGTTCTAGGGCGTCGCCCTTCACCGTGAGCTTGAAGGTGTTCCACTCATGCGCCTTGATGAGTCCCTCGCTCTTCGCGCCCTCGATCCCCTCCACGTTGCCCTCCATGCCCTTGCGGAGGTTGGCCTGGTACTTCGGCGGCCAGACCTTGTTCTTCGGAACGGAGTCGTA
Protein-coding sequences here:
- a CDS encoding DUF1080 domain-containing protein; translated protein: MKSVFARLLPAVLLVSLVAAAAPSGGERVSLFNGKDLTGWTVEKCEAAVDNGDILIQDGNGLVQSEKQYADFVLEFEWKALAEDNWDSGVYFRYDSVPKNKVWPPKYQANLRKGMEGNVEGIEGAKSEGLIKAHEWNTFKLTVKGDALELEINGKPAWKAKGLEGPASGFIAFQAEVPTGGQHRFRNVFITELK